Below is a window of Lacibacter sp. H407 DNA.
GTTCTGTTGGCGGCAATGCCATTCGTGCAGCGGTGTTAGGAGGTAATGATGGGTTGGTTTCCAACTTCAGTCTGGTAATGGGTATTGCTGGTGCTACACATGGTCAGGAGGGCGTTTTACTGGCAGGTCTTGCAGGATTATTGGCCGGAGCGTTATCGATGGCATTGGGCGAATGGATCTCTGTAAAAAGTTCGCAGGAGTTGTATGAAAACCAGATGCAACTGGAAATGGAAGAGCTGGAAACAAATCCCGAAGGAGAGAAAAAAGAAATTGCCTTGATCTATATGGCAAAAGGAATTGATGAACAACAGGCTTACATACTGGCAGATGAACTGATGAAAGATAAAACAAAGGCACACGATCTGTTAGTGAAAGAAGAATTAGGCATTGATGCTGAAGAATTAAAAGGATCAGCAGTTGAAGCAGCTGTTTATTCATTCATCTTATTTGCCATTGGCGCCATCATACCTGTTGCGCCGTTTATGTTTACCACAGGCACTGCTGCTATTGGCATCAGTGTTGCAGTGAGTGCATTGGGTTTATTCCTGATCGGCGCTGCTATTACATTATTCACCGGACGAAATGTTTGGTTCTCCGGTTTCCGGCAGGTGTTGTTTGGTTTAATTGCTGCAGCTATCACCTTCGGCATAGGTAAGTTGATCGGTATATCAATTGCAGGGTAACTTAAACATATGCGGTTGCATTGGAATTGCTTCGTTTAATTGTATACAGCTGATAGACTCATTTCTGTTCCTGACATAGATGACTCAACAACAGTACAGAATCGCTGGTAAAATAACTGCTAACTTGTAACTGATAGGTTGTACCTTATATGTTGCTTGAGAATTTTATCAGCAATATCACAGAAGCTATATAGTAGTTTTAAACTCCGATAGTAATGAACAGTTTATTTCAAGGTATTCCGAAAATTAGCTTTGGGCTATTGTTGTTATTGTTTGCGGCATGTAAAGAAAGAAGTACTTCTCCATCAAAAGAAGAAATCAACGAGATAAATCTCAAACGTGGCAATGTTGTTTTGTGCGGCCCTGCTGATGAACAATTCGGTACTGTTCAGTTTATTACTTCCTGTTCGCCGAAAACCAAAGAAGACTTTGATCTTGCAATTGCGCTGTTACATTCATTTGAATATGATGAAGCAGAAAAAGTGTTTGCAAAAGTGATTGAACAAGAACCAACCTGTGCCATGGCATATTGGGGAGTGGCTATGAGCAATTATCACCAGGTGTGGCCTTCGCCACCAACTCAAGCCGAGTTGCAGAAAGGAACAAAAGCGATCCTGATTGCACAAGCGTTAAAGAATAAATCAAAAAAAGAAACAGATTATATTAATGCCATTGCCACTTTTTACAAAGACTGGAATACAATCGATCATCGTACACGCACACTCAGTTTTGAACAGGCAATGGAGAAAGTTTATGCTACTTACCCAACCGATAAAGAAGTTGCAGCATTTTATGCATTAGCTCTTGTAGGTGCAGCAGATCCTGCTGATAAAACATATATCAAACAACGGAAAGCCGGCGAAATATTAACCGCATTATTTCCCGGCGAACCAAATCATCCCGGCATTGTACATTACATTATTCACACCTACGATTATCCTGAGCTTGCATCATTGGCATTACCGGCAGCAAGGAAATATGCAGCCATCGCTCCTTCTTCGGCACATGCACAACATATGCCTTCGCATATTTTTACAAGACTCGGGCTTTGGAATGAATGTATTCAATCAAATCTTGTTTCAACATCTTCTGCAAAATGCTATGCTGAAACAGCCGGCATTAAAGGTCATTGGGATGAAGAACTGCATGGCATGGATTATATTGTTTATGCTTACCTGCAGCGGGGCGAAACGGGTTTAGCCAAACAGCAATTCGATTACCTTAACACCATTAAAGAAGTGTACCCGGTAAATTTTAAAGATGCTTATGCCTTTGCGGCTATTCCTGCACGTTACTATCTCGAAAATAAATTATGGAAAGAAGCAGCTGACATGAAGATGCATCCAATTGATTTTCCCTGGCAAAAATTTCCCTGGCAAAAAGCGATCATTCATTTTACACGGTTGATGGGCGCTGTTCATACAAACAAACTTGATGCAGCAAAAACTGAATTGAAAATTCTTGACAGTATGCGTCACTTATTGATCGCTGAAAAAGATGTGTACAAAGCAAACCAGGTGTTGATACAACAAAAAACAGGCGAAGCGTGGATACTTTTTAAAGAAGGAAAAACAAATGAAGCCTTAATTCAAATAACAACTGCTGTTGAGCTGGAAGATAAAACAGGAAAAAGTCCCGTTACGCCCGGTGAAATTATACCTGCAAAAGAATCAATGGCGGATATGTTACTGCTGATGAATAAACCGAAGGAAGCTTTGGCAGCTTATGAAGCAAATTTAAAAACGCACCCTAACCGCTTCAATGCATTGTATGGTGCAGGATTGGCAAGCGAGTTATCTGGCGATGCCGGAAAAGCAAACTACTATTACAAGCAATTGCTTACAGTAGCCAGCTCTCCCAATGCCGGCAGAACTGAATTGGAAAAGGCGAGAGTATTTTTAAAAAATGATGTAATTGCTGTTGTAAAATAATTGCTGCGTTATATTCTTCTGTCAACTTCCTGCATTAGTTCTTTTGATTGCTCCATCAGTTGTTCCCTGTTATCTGTTACTTCCATCGGACTAAACAAAGCCAACTCACATAACTGGAAAATTTGACTGAACGCTGTTGCAAGGTCGGGCCAGTTTTTTTGTTGCAATGCATGCACTAATTGTACATTACTGATGTTTTTTGCCGTCAAATCCAATCGTTCCATTAAAAAATCCTGAAGGCCTTGTAACAGCAACGAATAAAACTGCTTGGGTTGAAGACCTTGCTGCACATAAGCCGCCGGTTGCAAATACGCTTCGATTGTTTTTTGTGGCTGCATATCTTCCTGCACTTCTTCAACAATTGCTTGTGCTGCAACTTTCGTTTCCTTTTTGTGTTGCATGAAAAAGATGCCACCGATCAATACGAGCAATCCACTTCCAACACCAGCAACCCACACCCAACGTGGCGTTCCATCTTCAACGATCGGCACGTCCTGAAACACCGGCGTTTTACGCTTAACCGCTGCCGTTACATTTAATTGCAAACTGTCGCTTGAAATGGTGTGATAGGTTTTCGTTTGTTCATCGAAATACGAAAACCGGATGGATGGAATATTGAACAATCCTGTTTTGGAAACAGAGAACGGAATATCAAATGTTTTGCTTCCGCTGATGGGCGATGAATGTTTATCGATCTGCTCTGTTAGTTTTGCATCAAATGAATCGACACCCGAGGGCCAGCTGATCGTTGGCACTGTGATCATGGGCAAATTGCCTTTGCCTTTAATGGTAATACGTAAGGTGGCATTATCGTTGGCGGCAATGGATGTATTTAGCAATGTTGCATCCATCTTAAACTGACCAACAGCGCCATTAAAGTTTTCAGGTTTGCTTTTTTCAGGCAGTTCCAGCACATTCACCTGCAATGAATCGCTTCGTAACACAATACGCTCTTCAACAATATCACCATTTTCCAATTCAGCCTCTTTCATTTTTTCCATCACCGCATCTAACCAACTGCCGGTTTCTTTTGTACTGCGTGTTCGTGCCCTGATCATCCGCACCAGGTTTTCTACTTCAACCGGCTCAATGGTTATCTGTCCGGCTTGTAACGGATACAACTGCACTTTACGGATGAGATAACAGTTGTAGAGTTTCCCATTGTACATTTCTTTTGAAAAAATACCCGTCTCCGGCCGTTCCATGTCTACTACCGAAAATCCATTGAGCGATGGACGTTTTACAATTTTCGATTCGCTGTCGAGCCGTGTAAATAATTTGAAGGTTGCCAACACGGGTTCTCCAACATAGCAGGTTCGTTTATCGATCGTGGCTTTAATAAATAAATTCTTTTCAATTTTCTCTTTTGCATTTTCACCGGGTCGCAAATAATAATCTGGCTTCTCTTCTTCCAATACTCTTGCATCTGCTACCACAATCATAAACGGAGAAGATGTATAAACCCGTCCTTTTACTTTTACCACAGCCGATGCAACAGGTAGTTTGCCTTTTATTTTTGGGCGAAGTAATATGCTGTAGGTAACGTATTCTGTTAATGCACCATTGATCCATGTCCATCCATTTGTTTGATCGAGCCCGGTCACTTGTTCAAAGTTGCGGAACGAAGGTGCCGTAAATTCATCGATCTGGCTGGCGCCTTCCACTACAAACTGCAATTGGATGGTTTCATTCAACTGTACCACTGTTTTACTGGGTATCACAGAGAATTTTACCTGCGCCGATACAACTGTAACCTGCAACAGCAGAAACACTGTTAATACAAAACCATATGACCGTTGCTGTAACATGCGTGTACAAAATTAGCGGAAGAGTGGCGTTGAGCAGATGCCGTTGATGTAAGTTGATGTTAAAACGACCGTTGATTTAATTGATTGATTGATATGAATGATGTGTTCAACAGGCAATTGGCAATAAGCAACAGGCAAATCTGTATTTATTTGCGTCCATCTGTGGCCAATCATCAAATCATCATCTCATCAGCGGTCAAAGATCCCCCAACTGCGGCCGGATGGTGATTTCTTCCACACAGGCCTGTGGCGAAAGTTGTGAACTGGCGTATACCAATTTGGCAATATCGTCTGCTTCCATGATCCGTTTGGTAGAATTATCATAATCGCCCCATGAATCAGTCAATACGGCACCCGGGAAAACAGAAGTTACTTTGATCAGATGCGGTTTCATTTCTTCCCGCAGATTTTTACTGAACCCATGCATGGCATATTTGCTGATGCTGTAGGCACCGCCGTTGTTATAGGCATGCAACGAAGCAATGGAACACATGTTGAAAATGTGGCCACGTGAACCACTTACAGGACTTTGTTTCATCATCTGCGGCAATAACTTTCGGGTAAGGTGATAGGCGCTGTACAAATTGGTAGCGATCATTTCTTCCAGAAAACCGTCTTCTTCGTTATGTACGCTCCCAAGTAAAAAATTACCGGCGTTATTTACCAACACATCAATGTTGAAACTATTGTCGAGCACCCATTTTCCGAAATTATCAACTTCCTCCCGTTTGCTGAGATCTCTTGCTTTGGCTTTGATCTTTATGCCGGGATATTTATCCTGCAACTCGGCCATGGTTTTGTAGATCGCTACTTCACTTTTCGAACTGAGATACAATGCATGCCCGTTCGCCGCAAAAATTTCGGCGATGGCTTTACCAATTCCTCTTGATGCACCGGTTAT
It encodes the following:
- a CDS encoding VIT1/CCC1 transporter family protein, whose product is MNLKNIQTEIDAAFLYQKLATHEDDPVIANVFRQMSEIENSHAVAFAAKEKIDASFLPKPSWRAKTLNLIGKVFGYDYVLGAVMDTEKSISNAIVQTKKKNKEAITGSETTHVKILRSILEKEVEVSGKQISRFEKRHRSVGGNAIRAAVLGGNDGLVSNFSLVMGIAGATHGQEGVLLAGLAGLLAGALSMALGEWISVKSSQELYENQMQLEMEELETNPEGEKKEIALIYMAKGIDEQQAYILADELMKDKTKAHDLLVKEELGIDAEELKGSAVEAAVYSFILFAIGAIIPVAPFMFTTGTAAIGISVAVSALGLFLIGAAITLFTGRNVWFSGFRQVLFGLIAAAITFGIGKLIGISIAG
- a CDS encoding tetratricopeptide repeat protein, translating into MNSLFQGIPKISFGLLLLLFAACKERSTSPSKEEINEINLKRGNVVLCGPADEQFGTVQFITSCSPKTKEDFDLAIALLHSFEYDEAEKVFAKVIEQEPTCAMAYWGVAMSNYHQVWPSPPTQAELQKGTKAILIAQALKNKSKKETDYINAIATFYKDWNTIDHRTRTLSFEQAMEKVYATYPTDKEVAAFYALALVGAADPADKTYIKQRKAGEILTALFPGEPNHPGIVHYIIHTYDYPELASLALPAARKYAAIAPSSAHAQHMPSHIFTRLGLWNECIQSNLVSTSSAKCYAETAGIKGHWDEELHGMDYIVYAYLQRGETGLAKQQFDYLNTIKEVYPVNFKDAYAFAAIPARYYLENKLWKEAADMKMHPIDFPWQKFPWQKAIIHFTRLMGAVHTNKLDAAKTELKILDSMRHLLIAEKDVYKANQVLIQQKTGEAWILFKEGKTNEALIQITTAVELEDKTGKSPVTPGEIIPAKESMADMLLLMNKPKEALAAYEANLKTHPNRFNALYGAGLASELSGDAGKANYYYKQLLTVASSPNAGRTELEKARVFLKNDVIAVVK
- a CDS encoding BatD family protein — its product is MLQQRSYGFVLTVFLLLQVTVVSAQVKFSVIPSKTVVQLNETIQLQFVVEGASQIDEFTAPSFRNFEQVTGLDQTNGWTWINGALTEYVTYSILLRPKIKGKLPVASAVVKVKGRVYTSSPFMIVVADARVLEEEKPDYYLRPGENAKEKIEKNLFIKATIDKRTCYVGEPVLATFKLFTRLDSESKIVKRPSLNGFSVVDMERPETGIFSKEMYNGKLYNCYLIRKVQLYPLQAGQITIEPVEVENLVRMIRARTRSTKETGSWLDAVMEKMKEAELENGDIVEERIVLRSDSLQVNVLELPEKSKPENFNGAVGQFKMDATLLNTSIAANDNATLRITIKGKGNLPMITVPTISWPSGVDSFDAKLTEQIDKHSSPISGSKTFDIPFSVSKTGLFNIPSIRFSYFDEQTKTYHTISSDSLQLNVTAAVKRKTPVFQDVPIVEDGTPRWVWVAGVGSGLLVLIGGIFFMQHKKETKVAAQAIVEEVQEDMQPQKTIEAYLQPAAYVQQGLQPKQFYSLLLQGLQDFLMERLDLTAKNISNVQLVHALQQKNWPDLATAFSQIFQLCELALFSPMEVTDNREQLMEQSKELMQEVDRRI
- a CDS encoding SDR family oxidoreductase, translated to MNVVITGASRGIGKAIAEIFAANGHALYLSSKSEVAIYKTMAELQDKYPGIKIKAKARDLSKREEVDNFGKWVLDNSFNIDVLVNNAGNFLLGSVHNEEDGFLEEMIATNLYSAYHLTRKLLPQMMKQSPVSGSRGHIFNMCSIASLHAYNNGGAYSISKYAMHGFSKNLREEMKPHLIKVTSVFPGAVLTDSWGDYDNSTKRIMEADDIAKLVYASSQLSPQACVEEITIRPQLGDL